In Zingiber officinale cultivar Zhangliang chromosome 8B, Zo_v1.1, whole genome shotgun sequence, a single genomic region encodes these proteins:
- the LOC122014502 gene encoding uncharacterized protein LOC122014502 isoform X2: protein MESAISAFCQSLAAFCHHVDTASKSLSDSIQRRPIPLDSAASAFLQSVDRRISSASADLDLLESMAFGTVSFEELLGHCNEVFKNNQRYIADLEERMQSLGYVPEVELEDDEVLDDSKFMSPVSGFQKPSFEFGSVSVVRSSRKRLEEDSLFEDSISLQNLGLSDAGLATLALEGYDADERGLSTVKKNSGETMSYCNDIISDKMTLPGYSRHALNASDSYNDEIPVIRNIAKAIVCASRDDYDDLPAYMKSLVSWEELQEAVVKINSFLSEHKHNDVLNQDEIEQMGLGRKARSYLLLLLRMNQFVAETIDNSVFYRVRPVCS from the exons ATGGAGAGCGCCATCTCCGCCTTCTGCCAATCCCTCGCCGCCTTCTGTCATCACGTCGACACCGCCTCCAaatccctctccgactccatccaacGCCGCCCGATTCCCCTCG ATTCGGCTGCATCCGCCTTCTTGCAATCAGTCGATCGACGGATCTCCTCAGCCAGCGCCGACCTCGACCTCCTCGAGTCCATGGCCTTCGGCACGGTCTCCTTCGAGGAGCTCCTCGGCCACTGCAACGAGGTCTTCAAGAACAACCAGAGATACATCGCCGACCTCGAGGAGAGGATGCAGAGTTTAGGATACGTCCCTG AGGTAGAGTTGGAAGATGACGAGGTTTTGGATGATTCGAAGTTTATGAGTCCTGTGAGTGGATTTCAGAAACCTTCCTTTGAGTTTGGCTCGGTTTCTGTTGTTCGGTCGAGCAGGAAGAGGCTAGAGGAGGATTCCTT ATTTGAGGATTCCATTTCCTTGCAAAATCTTGGTCTTTCAGATGCTGGTCTGGCAACTTTAGCTTTAGAAG GTTATGACGCAGATGAGAGAGGTCTTTCAACCGTGAAAAAAAATTCAGGAGAAACAATGAG TTATTGTAATGACATAATATCTGACAAGATGACTTTGCCTGGATATTCAAGACATGCCCTGAATGCTTCAG ATTCATACAATGATGAAATTCCAGTTATCAGAAATATTGCCAAAGCTATAGTGTGTGCATCTAGAGATGACTATGATGACCTGCCTGCTTACATGAAAAGTCTGGTATCATGGGAG GAGTTGCAGGAAGCTGTGGTCAAGATTAATTCTTTCCTCTCTGAACATAAGCACAATGATGTGTTAAACCAAGATGAGATTGAACAAATGGGGCTCG GGCGAAAAGCAAGATCTTACTTGTTACTTCTTCTGAGGATgaatcagtttgttgcggagacAATCGACAACTCTGTATTCTACAGAGTTCGCCCTGTTTGCTCGTAG
- the LOC122014502 gene encoding uncharacterized protein LOC122014502 isoform X4: protein MESAISAFCQSLAAFCHHVDTASKSLSDSIQRRPIPLDSAASAFLQSVDRRISSASADLDLLESMAFGTVSFEELLGHCNEVFKNNQRYIADLEERMQSLGYVPEVELEDDEVLDDSKFMSPVSGFQKPSFEFGSVSVVRSSRKRLEEDSLFEDSISLQNLGLSDAGLATLALEGYDADERGLSTVKKNSGETMRHALNASDSYNDEIPVIRNIAKAIVCASRDDYDDLPAYMKSLVSWEELQEAVVKINSFLSEHKHNDVLNQDEIEQMGLGRKARSYLLLLLRMNQFVAETIDNSVFYRVRPVCS, encoded by the exons ATGGAGAGCGCCATCTCCGCCTTCTGCCAATCCCTCGCCGCCTTCTGTCATCACGTCGACACCGCCTCCAaatccctctccgactccatccaacGCCGCCCGATTCCCCTCG ATTCGGCTGCATCCGCCTTCTTGCAATCAGTCGATCGACGGATCTCCTCAGCCAGCGCCGACCTCGACCTCCTCGAGTCCATGGCCTTCGGCACGGTCTCCTTCGAGGAGCTCCTCGGCCACTGCAACGAGGTCTTCAAGAACAACCAGAGATACATCGCCGACCTCGAGGAGAGGATGCAGAGTTTAGGATACGTCCCTG AGGTAGAGTTGGAAGATGACGAGGTTTTGGATGATTCGAAGTTTATGAGTCCTGTGAGTGGATTTCAGAAACCTTCCTTTGAGTTTGGCTCGGTTTCTGTTGTTCGGTCGAGCAGGAAGAGGCTAGAGGAGGATTCCTT ATTTGAGGATTCCATTTCCTTGCAAAATCTTGGTCTTTCAGATGCTGGTCTGGCAACTTTAGCTTTAGAAG GTTATGACGCAGATGAGAGAGGTCTTTCAACCGTGAAAAAAAATTCAGGAGAAACAATGAG ACATGCCCTGAATGCTTCAG ATTCATACAATGATGAAATTCCAGTTATCAGAAATATTGCCAAAGCTATAGTGTGTGCATCTAGAGATGACTATGATGACCTGCCTGCTTACATGAAAAGTCTGGTATCATGGGAG GAGTTGCAGGAAGCTGTGGTCAAGATTAATTCTTTCCTCTCTGAACATAAGCACAATGATGTGTTAAACCAAGATGAGATTGAACAAATGGGGCTCG GGCGAAAAGCAAGATCTTACTTGTTACTTCTTCTGAGGATgaatcagtttgttgcggagacAATCGACAACTCTGTATTCTACAGAGTTCGCCCTGTTTGCTCGTAG
- the LOC122014502 gene encoding uncharacterized protein LOC122014502 isoform X3 produces MESAISAFCQSLAAFCHHVDTASKSLSDSIQRRPIPLDSAASAFLQSVDRRISSASADLDLLESMAFGTVSFEELLGHCNEVFKNNQRYIADLEERMQSLGYVPEVELEDDEVLDDSKFMSPVSGFQKPSFEFGSVSVVRSSRKRLEEDSLFEDSISLQNLGLSDAGLATLALEAGYDADERGLSTVKKNSGETMRHALNASDSYNDEIPVIRNIAKAIVCASRDDYDDLPAYMKSLVSWEELQEAVVKINSFLSEHKHNDVLNQDEIEQMGLGRKARSYLLLLLRMNQFVAETIDNSVFYRVRPVCS; encoded by the exons ATGGAGAGCGCCATCTCCGCCTTCTGCCAATCCCTCGCCGCCTTCTGTCATCACGTCGACACCGCCTCCAaatccctctccgactccatccaacGCCGCCCGATTCCCCTCG ATTCGGCTGCATCCGCCTTCTTGCAATCAGTCGATCGACGGATCTCCTCAGCCAGCGCCGACCTCGACCTCCTCGAGTCCATGGCCTTCGGCACGGTCTCCTTCGAGGAGCTCCTCGGCCACTGCAACGAGGTCTTCAAGAACAACCAGAGATACATCGCCGACCTCGAGGAGAGGATGCAGAGTTTAGGATACGTCCCTG AGGTAGAGTTGGAAGATGACGAGGTTTTGGATGATTCGAAGTTTATGAGTCCTGTGAGTGGATTTCAGAAACCTTCCTTTGAGTTTGGCTCGGTTTCTGTTGTTCGGTCGAGCAGGAAGAGGCTAGAGGAGGATTCCTT ATTTGAGGATTCCATTTCCTTGCAAAATCTTGGTCTTTCAGATGCTGGTCTGGCAACTTTAGCTTTAGAAG CAGGTTATGACGCAGATGAGAGAGGTCTTTCAACCGTGAAAAAAAATTCAGGAGAAACAATGAG ACATGCCCTGAATGCTTCAG ATTCATACAATGATGAAATTCCAGTTATCAGAAATATTGCCAAAGCTATAGTGTGTGCATCTAGAGATGACTATGATGACCTGCCTGCTTACATGAAAAGTCTGGTATCATGGGAG GAGTTGCAGGAAGCTGTGGTCAAGATTAATTCTTTCCTCTCTGAACATAAGCACAATGATGTGTTAAACCAAGATGAGATTGAACAAATGGGGCTCG GGCGAAAAGCAAGATCTTACTTGTTACTTCTTCTGAGGATgaatcagtttgttgcggagacAATCGACAACTCTGTATTCTACAGAGTTCGCCCTGTTTGCTCGTAG
- the LOC122014502 gene encoding uncharacterized protein LOC122014502 isoform X1, translated as MESAISAFCQSLAAFCHHVDTASKSLSDSIQRRPIPLDSAASAFLQSVDRRISSASADLDLLESMAFGTVSFEELLGHCNEVFKNNQRYIADLEERMQSLGYVPEVELEDDEVLDDSKFMSPVSGFQKPSFEFGSVSVVRSSRKRLEEDSLFEDSISLQNLGLSDAGLATLALEAGYDADERGLSTVKKNSGETMSYCNDIISDKMTLPGYSRHALNASDSYNDEIPVIRNIAKAIVCASRDDYDDLPAYMKSLVSWEELQEAVVKINSFLSEHKHNDVLNQDEIEQMGLGRKARSYLLLLLRMNQFVAETIDNSVFYRVRPVCS; from the exons ATGGAGAGCGCCATCTCCGCCTTCTGCCAATCCCTCGCCGCCTTCTGTCATCACGTCGACACCGCCTCCAaatccctctccgactccatccaacGCCGCCCGATTCCCCTCG ATTCGGCTGCATCCGCCTTCTTGCAATCAGTCGATCGACGGATCTCCTCAGCCAGCGCCGACCTCGACCTCCTCGAGTCCATGGCCTTCGGCACGGTCTCCTTCGAGGAGCTCCTCGGCCACTGCAACGAGGTCTTCAAGAACAACCAGAGATACATCGCCGACCTCGAGGAGAGGATGCAGAGTTTAGGATACGTCCCTG AGGTAGAGTTGGAAGATGACGAGGTTTTGGATGATTCGAAGTTTATGAGTCCTGTGAGTGGATTTCAGAAACCTTCCTTTGAGTTTGGCTCGGTTTCTGTTGTTCGGTCGAGCAGGAAGAGGCTAGAGGAGGATTCCTT ATTTGAGGATTCCATTTCCTTGCAAAATCTTGGTCTTTCAGATGCTGGTCTGGCAACTTTAGCTTTAGAAG CAGGTTATGACGCAGATGAGAGAGGTCTTTCAACCGTGAAAAAAAATTCAGGAGAAACAATGAG TTATTGTAATGACATAATATCTGACAAGATGACTTTGCCTGGATATTCAAGACATGCCCTGAATGCTTCAG ATTCATACAATGATGAAATTCCAGTTATCAGAAATATTGCCAAAGCTATAGTGTGTGCATCTAGAGATGACTATGATGACCTGCCTGCTTACATGAAAAGTCTGGTATCATGGGAG GAGTTGCAGGAAGCTGTGGTCAAGATTAATTCTTTCCTCTCTGAACATAAGCACAATGATGTGTTAAACCAAGATGAGATTGAACAAATGGGGCTCG GGCGAAAAGCAAGATCTTACTTGTTACTTCTTCTGAGGATgaatcagtttgttgcggagacAATCGACAACTCTGTATTCTACAGAGTTCGCCCTGTTTGCTCGTAG